A genome region from Streptomyces pratensis includes the following:
- a CDS encoding alkaline phosphatase PhoX: MERRTFLRTAVIGSSAAAFGGTLWRGAAFADPAQPAAGPYGALQAANSNGILLPSGFTSRIIARSGQTVPGTSYTWHSAPDGGATFTDGSGWIYVSNAEVSASSGGGASAVRFNSSGTVTSAYRILSGTNTNCAGGRTPWNTWLSCEEVTRGFVYETDPWGVNAAVQRPAMGRFKHEAAAADPDHGYVYLTEDETDGRFYRFRPTTWGSLSSGTLQVLVAGTGTSGPVTWTTVPDPDGSPTQTRYQVSGAKVFNGGEGCFYAAGTCWFTTKGDNRVWAYDANASSLSLAYDDSLVTGGGAPLTGVDNVTRAASGDLYVAEDGGNMEICLITPDDTVAPFLRISGQSGSEITGPAFSPDGRRLYFSSQRGTSGSSSGGITYEVTGPFRS, translated from the coding sequence GTGGAACGTCGGACCTTCTTGCGCACAGCGGTGATCGGCAGCTCGGCGGCGGCTTTCGGCGGCACCCTGTGGCGGGGTGCCGCCTTCGCGGACCCGGCCCAGCCGGCCGCCGGCCCCTACGGTGCGCTGCAGGCGGCCAACAGCAACGGCATCCTGCTGCCGAGCGGCTTCACCAGCAGGATCATCGCCCGCTCCGGGCAGACCGTCCCCGGCACCTCGTACACCTGGCACAGCGCGCCCGACGGGGGCGCCACCTTCACCGACGGCAGCGGCTGGATCTACGTCTCCAACGCCGAGGTGTCAGCGAGCAGCGGCGGCGGGGCGAGCGCCGTGCGCTTCAACTCCTCGGGGACGGTCACCTCGGCGTACCGGATCCTGTCCGGCACGAACACCAACTGCGCGGGCGGCCGGACCCCGTGGAACACCTGGCTCTCCTGCGAGGAGGTCACCCGCGGCTTCGTGTACGAGACCGACCCGTGGGGGGTGAACGCGGCCGTGCAGCGCCCCGCTATGGGCCGCTTCAAGCACGAGGCGGCGGCCGCCGACCCCGACCACGGCTACGTCTACCTGACCGAGGACGAGACGGACGGACGCTTCTACCGCTTCCGTCCCACCACGTGGGGCAGCCTGTCGTCCGGCACGCTCCAGGTGCTGGTTGCGGGCACCGGCACCTCGGGCCCGGTGACCTGGACGACGGTCCCCGACCCGGACGGATCTCCCACCCAGACCCGCTACCAGGTCTCCGGCGCCAAGGTGTTCAACGGCGGCGAGGGCTGCTTCTACGCGGCGGGCACCTGCTGGTTCACCACCAAGGGCGACAACCGGGTGTGGGCCTACGACGCGAACGCCTCGTCCCTCTCGCTCGCCTACGACGACTCGCTCGTCACGGGCGGCGGCGCCCCGCTGACCGGCGTCGACAACGTCACCCGCGCCGCCTCCGGTGACCTGTACGTGGCGGAGGACGGCGGGAACATGGAGATCTGCCTGATCACGCCGGACGACACCGTCGCACCGTTCCTGCGGATCAGCGGCCAGTCAGGCTCGGAGATCACCGGTCCGGCCTTCTCCCCGGACGGCAGGCGGCTCTACTTCTCCTCGCAGCGCGGGACCAGCGGCAGCTCGTCCGGTGGCATCACCTACGAGGTCACGGGACCGTTCCGCTCCTGA
- a CDS encoding VOC family protein produces the protein MSQPQMIFVNLPVKDLGTTKNFFSKLGFGFNPQFSDDSTACLVISDTIFAMLISEPRFKDFTKKEIADASRTTEVLIALSAESREKVDEMADAALANGGSPANDPMDEGFMYGRSFQDPDGHIWEVVWMDASAVEGQA, from the coding sequence ATGTCTCAGCCTCAGATGATCTTCGTGAACCTGCCGGTCAAGGACCTGGGGACGACGAAGAACTTCTTCTCGAAGCTCGGCTTCGGCTTCAATCCGCAGTTCAGCGACGATTCGACGGCCTGTCTGGTCATCAGCGACACGATCTTCGCCATGCTCATCAGTGAGCCGCGCTTCAAGGACTTCACCAAGAAGGAGATCGCCGACGCGTCGAGAACGACCGAGGTCCTCATCGCCCTGAGCGCCGAGAGCCGCGAGAAGGTCGACGAGATGGCCGACGCGGCGCTCGCCAACGGCGGTTCGCCCGCCAACGACCCCATGGACGAGGGCTTCATGTACGGCCGTTCGTTCCAGGACCCGGACGGTCACATCTGGGAAGTCGTCTGGATGGACGCGTCGGCGGTCGAGGGGCAGGCCTGA
- a CDS encoding SRPBCC family protein, translating into MSGSTGRRITEKLSDEALRGATGRDWAGWFAVLDAWDATRRSHAEIAAFLGTEHRMGGWYAQSVAVGYEQARGLRQVGQSSTGDWNTSGSRTLAAPPERVLDAFTDPETRERWLPGVELSVSSRRPGKSLGAGFRDASGDAGRLALWLEELPDGRTRLGLGHERLADAEAVAHYKVFWKERLAALKALLDEGSP; encoded by the coding sequence ATGAGCGGATCGACGGGCAGAAGGATCACCGAGAAGCTGTCGGACGAGGCCCTGCGAGGGGCCACCGGCCGGGACTGGGCGGGCTGGTTCGCCGTGCTCGACGCCTGGGACGCGACCCGGCGCAGCCACGCGGAGATCGCCGCGTTCCTCGGTACGGAACACAGGATGGGCGGCTGGTACGCCCAGTCGGTCGCGGTGGGGTACGAGCAGGCGCGCGGCCTGCGCCAGGTCGGTCAGTCCTCGACCGGCGACTGGAACACCTCGGGCAGCCGGACACTCGCGGCTCCTCCGGAGCGCGTCCTGGACGCCTTCACCGACCCGGAGACGCGTGAGCGCTGGCTGCCCGGCGTGGAGTTGTCCGTGAGCAGCCGGCGCCCCGGGAAGTCGCTCGGCGCCGGCTTCAGGGACGCGTCCGGGGACGCCGGGCGGCTCGCGCTGTGGCTGGAGGAGCTGCCGGACGGCCGTACGCGCCTCGGCCTGGGCCACGAGAGGCTGGCGGACGCGGAGGCGGTGGCCCACTACAAGGTGTTCTGGAAGGAGCGGCTGGCCGCGCTGAAGGCGCTCCTCGACGAGGGTTCCCCCTGA